AATGCATAAAAAACTGCTGGATGCCTTCTTGTCATGCATGCATCTAGGCTACACATTATATTTTTAATGTCCAATAGATGGATTAAGCCCAACTACCACAGGCAGACGTAATGATGGAAACCCTCCAGGAGGCAAGGACAAGTCATTGCTCGAGCGATTGTAGGGTCCCTCAGAACATCCACCATTTGGTAGATTTTTTTGAGGACTAGTCATACTCGAACTAGCTATGCTGTCATGTCGAACAGCTTCTGAAGCATCCATATTCATCTCAGAAATCTTCTTGACCTTTTTTTCGTGGACCTGGATTCAAAAACAACTATTATTAATGAAACACCTAGATGAGAGAAACCTCACATAGCATAATTCCAGAACATTCAAAGCATAGTGACATAATCATGGTTTGAACTACAATGAAGAATAAAACACAAGACAAAACACATTTCAAGGAAACCCAATTCAAGTTGCAATTCTGTCTTTGTCATCACAATCCTAACTTGTACAATGTCAATAACCCATCATCACAAGTATCAAAGTTATTTTCCTGAAAAATCACTTACAGCTATATAGAAGTTCCAGACTAATACATATTTTCTTTTACTAGAATTAAAATATTGTTTTGATATTCTGTAAATGTATTTTTCTAATGTAACAGTCAAACTAATGCTTTTAGTAACCAGCATTCATATGCACAGAATAGTTCCGTTACacatttttcaaaatattttcccTCAAAAAAACATTTTTTAGTGTTAGAAAAGGCATGATATTGCAAATACAAGGAATAAACATAAgtcaaagaaaatattattgcaAGAAAGAATACCATATAGATGAcaacacataataaaaaaaactagTGAATCCAGGTGAAGAACCAAAATTTCAGTAGAAAGTTTGATAGTGAGTCATTGAAAGACTACATAAACATCACCAATGATGGcataaagatttttatttttttgtattatttaaactaaataaattataaattattattgtaATATAGAGTAGATGAGGCTCTAGAGTTAGGTAAATTTCCCTTTAGGCCATTAATGTAGATAACAAACCATAATGGACCTGAGACAAAAAGCCTAAAGGTATGATGccaaaaacaataacaataaagtaAATTCACAAGGTTATATAATAACATTATTCAAAATTTCAACACATGTTAACATGTCACTTGCTGTCTGGCATGGTTCAGCACGGCAAGCACATGCCATCCTGGTATGTCACTTTAAAATTATTAGTCAATAGAAGAAAAGTGAAATGATGCAGTGAGATAAATAGAAAACTTATACAAGATAAAGAGACAAACATAAAAATCACTTCTAGTAGAGAAAGAAACAAGAAGCAGATTATTAAGGTATAGTCAGAAAATTAACAAGTATATCCAATTTTGACTTGAAACACCTACCTTCCAGTATTTAATTGTCTTGTCATTAGTAGAAAGAAGAAAGACAGCACCATTGGCTGTTTGGCACCATTTGATCTTATTGATCTTCTCCTCTATTTCCAAGCTTTTAAGATAGTCAAACTGATGTATAAACATAAAAAATCCATCATAAAGTTCTGTATAACATTGAGATGGTCATATCTCAGAATTCAGATAGCCATCATTAAGAACAAAGTACCTCAGGTTCATGGCTCTGAAACTCAGTTTTGTAGCGAAACTCAGGGTGCCTAGTAATTGGATAATCTTCCTTCTCCAGGTCCTTTCGGGAACCATGCTGCACACCAAGTATACAAAAATATGAAAACATTAGACGTAcacactaaaaagaaaaaaaaaaatcagtagcTTGAAAATAATGCATTTGACGTACATCCCTAATATCGGTCCTTTCAAATAAAACAACACGTCCTCCTCGATCTCCAGTAGCAAGATGGTCACCAGATTTGTCAAATTCAATAGCTGAGATAATATCAACTGCACATAAAGCAGCACTAAGTAAGAAAGAATTGCAAAAGATATCAAGAAGCCAGGACATATATCAGAAAGCAATGCACAGGATCAAGAAGTTACACAGTGATGAAtggattcaaaaagaaaattgcAACATCTAAACCCTGAATTCCACAATTGTTATTGCATAATCCATTCATTGGAGACGAATGCTTTAGCCAAAGAGAGTGCATGGAAATTAAAGCACCTTCTATGCCTACACTAGGCACAGAAAGAACAAAAACCAACCCAAATTCCCTAGGATTGTCACTTATATCCAGGTAATTTCGGATTAGATTGAACATGTTCTAGATTTTAGTCATCTTAACTTCTTTTCTCATAAAATGACTTTGCTACTCTAAGGGGGGTTTGCAAATCTCATAAGTTTTCACATGGTAACATCTTCTTTGTTTACACTTTACTTTCATCAATTGCTGAAAACATggggaaaaaaaggaaaatgcaaaaaaaaaaaaaaagagaaagaagtcaAAATAATGGTTTGATTGAAGATTCCAGTGATTGATTAAGAATATCATTCCTGCAAGAAAGTTCAAACTTGATTGAAGAATCCACAAAGAaaaaatctatatattttttatattgtgaAAAAAGGAACAACAATCTTCCAAAATATATTTGGACATGTGACATCCAAAGATAGGCCTTAAATCAAGGgttgtaattttatttttagtgtaatCTCATTTATTGTAGTATCTAGGGGGGGTCATCAAAGGGGTAAAGGGTGTAATATAAATCACCACTGAGCAAATGAATGAACTAAAGATTGTTTTTCTCATGATACATGTGAATGGTGTGATGCTACAATCTTCCCCCAAGGCAAGTTCGCAGGACTTCAAACGAATTTAAGACATCTATCTAGTTTCTCGATTCTATTCCCATAATTATCCCACCTCCATTACATAAGCCCTAAAGCCCCAAACCCCGACTGCCCTATACCTTCCCTTGGCCTCATGCAAACCACCAGGGTCCCAAACTGTTGAATGCCTGGTGTCACGAGAGTGACAAAGCATCAAAAACAAGCAGCGCAACCTCAAAAACCTTCTCGGAAAGGACTGCATTAATGTGAATCACTCCCCTAACTCTGATTCTTGTTTGAACCTGCTCTAATTTGCACTTTGATCAGTTATTTTCCTTTAGAAAGAACATGTTTTCATCAGATTCTTCCCTCTTATCTCTCTATATTTCTTTCTCCTTTATCACTAATCCCCTGAACCCAGCACTCTTATAGGTCGTTCTATGTCAAACAGACAGAAAGACAAAACCATAGATAATCCATTCCATTCTGTTCTTTCAAAGGTAACATCGTATATTAAGCTCTCCGTAAAAATGTGATACCAGGTTAAAGGCGTTTAGACAACACATGTAATCAGTAAGCCTTCATACAAAAGCATGGCAATTCAAATATTATTAAACTTAAACACAAAAACTAATGCATTTTAAGAAATGAGAACCTTCATCTTCCAATAAGCTCCACACTATGGCCCAAGTTTACAATTTCAGGGCCAGCCTTAGCATTACGTCAAGGTTGCTCAACTAAGCGAACAAGGTTGAAATTATGGATAGATTCTTTCTAATTATAGGGGCAAAACTACATATATTGATCTTCCACAGACCTTGCTTTGTTGGAAGTCTTGTACACCAAGCCACCCTCTTTTTTTGGAGAATTTCTTACCACGTGACATGTCTATCTTTTTCAATATCTCATCTTCTGAATCAAAATTGAGTAATTTAGTATGAAGTGACAACAAAAGAAATAATTCTTAAATTTTGATTCACCCAACAACATTTTCTTAAGTTTGCAACTGACAAGAAATTGACGAAGCTATATTGGCTAGCTCTATCAAAAAGATGGCCAAAAATCCATAAAGTTGTTGATAACTAATTCAACCTTCTTGTGAACTAAATTGCCAGACTTTGCTTTCAGAGTGGTATCAGTAAAATGGTTAAATTTATGGTAAAAGATTGATGCATTTCACCCTCCTCTAAGGAGGTGTAGAAGTGAATGTTATGCAGAAAAGTACATGATATCCTCTTACCTGATGATTGATGTGGAACTTTTAGATGAATAAGAATTTCAAATCACACAGTGTGTTATTTGGGACAATATTTTATGCTTAACAGAAAATTGCAAATATGTAAGTTTCGGCTGCACTTCCCGGCAAAATTCCAAAAAACAGAATATATCACTGGCTTCATCGTACAATACACACTGATTAACTAAGTCTGAGTACCAATTGAGATACATTAAATTACATCCTAGCAAAAATAATAGTCGTTGTTAACACACGTGGAGAAAGTTAGAGTGGCAGGTGAAATAGAACTGATAGATAAATTAATGTAGATCAACAGATAATAGATAGAACCCACCCAAATAACGCACGTAGCATGACTAATCCGACAAACCATGAAAGTTACTATAAAGTCGACCGAAGTTTCCAACGAAGCAACATAGTGACAATCAACAAGTTCATCTTTATTTATCATAGGATATATGCAGGTGTCCAAACGAAAACTATCACGGGACACAGGAAGTCCGTCAAACGACCACAAGAAGTAAAATATTCATGCAAAAACGAAGAatcatatttcttttatttagGAAGAGCAAGAAGTTCCCATCTTTCGCGCAAGAAAATGAGGACCTCCATCAAATCACATCCTTTGCGTTTGTTCCCAAACAAGGCACTTGCAATATTTCAAAAGCGAGTATATCGCAAACACAGCAGAAGAAAACAAACTTCGAAACGAACATATGAACCGAAGGAAGCCCTAAGCTCGTCCCACCACCATCGAGAGCCGATctaacaaaggggaagaaaagatCGTACCTTCCTGGACCTCCTCCCCTTCCGCCCTCTCCCCGAACACCTGCGAGAATTTCCACTCCAGCGGCGGCGGCTTGGGGGACGAGTCCTCGGCGCCGTTCCCCTTCATCGTCCGACAAGTAATCAGGCGAGACCGGCCACCTACTGCAGCTGCAGCGGCATCAGCGATCGGGGGAGTTCAACGCGTCCAACTCGATTCCGGTTTCCTCCATGAAGATTTTCAGCGATCGGTACGTTACCGTTGGCGATCGAAGCAGAAGAAGTCTAGAAATACAAGAGGAGAACTCTTTTCCGCTATCCGGCTCGCTCTCACTCTTCGTCTGCTGCCCTAACGAGGCGAAGCATGGATTGGTGGTTTCCCCCCCTTCTCACCTGCTATCAATCATTCCCGTGGAAATGAGACGTAGGGAAGCCTTGTCCAAGTTAGTTAGGTTTACAAGTGTACTAGTTGGGCCGAGACCTACATTAAATGGGCCGGATCGCTGTCTTGACCAATTTGAGCCCCCACTTTAGGAAAATGACGATTTGACTTTTGGAGCTACACAGTCAAACAGCGGCCCGTTGACAACGAAACAGAGGAAGTGTATGTAAGACTGTCGGCAGATGATACAACCAAAACCATTACATGATAAAAGCGAGATTTACATCGGAATACATTAAATAGGATTAAAAAAACGAAAATCACGTGTATAATCTGAGATTTTTTCGattcaattaactcaaaattgattttaatttaaaaaaatactaaCTCAATCGAGTTTACTATCTTAAATCATTAACTTATTCGAACtgattaattaaattaaattaaatatctccaaaaaaaattaaaatatctaaaCTTAAACTGATTCGAATAATGTTCTACGTGGTTCTACCTCTCTCGACGTCACTCATATCTAAACTCTCTTcttttattgggtattggatcaaaaatttatttttatttaaaatacatattttttttatttaaattaattaattaattattaaaaaataatttacgaGTTGAGCAGCGGAATGTATTCGTGTATGCTTCCGACCGACACGATCTGTGGTTGTAGAAAGGCTTTTGACAAACTACACCCGTTTTGTTCGATAAGTTGTCACCCGATCACTCTTCTTCTACGGAGGTGAAAGCccacagaaagaaagaaaggaggagaCAAAGGAAGCTGCAATGGCCGTGACAGAGAATGCATTGGTCCTTCTGCGGGCTTCATGCGGCGTTCTGCGGCCATCCGTCCTCCTTCCCATGTGGTGAAGAAGGGAACACAAACCAAAGCAGAGACGACGCGCAGGCAGCAGCTTCGGCTGGTGCTGTGAGGGAGGAGACATCCACGCCATCGAAGAGTGTGCCCGTTGTTCCACCATGTGGGCTGCCAGTGTTGGCATCTCCGGGACTGTTCTCTGCGTGGCCGCCGATCACTTCCGGCCAAACCGGAATGAGATAGTTAACCATCATACCAAATTAGTATTATTAGTTAACTATCATACAAACTAATATATTGCCTTATGAAAGACATGagctaatgatatgatcttataagTTAAGAATACTACCTATTAATTTTTTATGTCAATTTAAGTATTGCATATGTAGTTAAGCGGGAATTTGATGCATTGAATATGttctttatacatatacatatatatatatatatatatatatatatatatatatataataagaatgATGTGAATAACAATAATAACATTGTTGAATGTTGGAGAATTAACATTGGCCAGCAAATTAAGAGGCATTGAGCGTTTCTTGTCTCAACCATCGATACTTGTTGATAGgggaaataatggcgacatgacgtgtcacgacgaTGACCCCACGTGGGTGCCACTCTGCCCGATGTGGAaggcaataatgctgactcgacTCGCGCTGACGTCGCCCGCTATCAAGCAACGACTTCCGACCCCGCACGCTTGACCGTGACAGTACAGGACGACtaccgaccctcgcccataccaTGCGACGATCcagttctccacgcaacgccagcaacggtgtcagacgccatcagaggcgcGACCCCGCCTCACACAGGCGGGTACATCAGGTGACCattagcttccctataaatatcctGGCACCCTAAAGAGGTAAGGGAGACAAAAGCACTCCCTCTTCCACCACCCTCTCCAcgttgctaacttgatcgtcggaggggtcgagtcgaccctccgacccgaccagtgtgcaggtgcgagacgaggTTGCCTCTTCCCCAACGCTGCGGTAGAGCTCTCCCCCTGACGGGACATCCGTAGCACCGCGGTCGGCCACCAGAAGGACCCGAGGCACGCCACGTAagatccccgtcattcggacccctgaaccagccgcgtcgacccgaggtcacggctaaaaaagttatttaccataacacgTGATGTTTTGTTGCCTAATTTTTCTCGTCTTTCGGTGATCAGAATCAGTTCTTTGTACATATGATTACAACGACAAAATATCACTAATCCAAAGAATTGATTCTTGATGATAGGAAGATAGAGAATAATAAACATCATAAATGAAAtctgatctcattattgtgacatGGTCGTCTTCTCCAGCACTCGAAAAGTCCAAATCAAGGAGTGAGATCAAACAAGAGTGTCACCCAAATATGGAATTGAATCCGATTCCACGCCAACCGTCCACTAAAGAGCGATGCGTAGAATCTCAAAGTCTTATCTATCTCTCAGCCCGAAGTTTCCTGGAAACGATCAACGCACACGGAGCAACGTTGAGCATTACAAATCATGCAGATGGACGGCTGCAAACACTGGGCAGTGAGAAAACGAACGGCTGAAGTGTTTCTAATCTGCAACGATGAAAAATAATGATTCTACTTTATGCCTTCATAATGCCATTAAGGATAAAAGTGTTTCACCAAGTAGTGTTTCCACTGTATTACACCTTCAATGTTACTGGTCTTAACTCAGCAGTGGAATTCTCCGGAGTGGCTGCCGAGGGAGCTGCCTTATATATAGTCCACCAAGCTTGAGATGGGAGGAGACTTCACCTTGGGGATCATATGTTCTTGTCATTTCCTCCTCTTCGTCTTGTCGTTCCTGTGGCGTTTGAAGAGAAAGTTCGTCTCTTTCGAATGGTTTGAATCATTCTTTTGATTCTGTTCTGCTATTAAAGCTTTAATTTTCCTGCAACTTCACCTTCATACGAAGAATCTATacggaaaaagaaagaagaaaatccCATATTTGCACACTGGTTTCATTGTCAGACGGCAAGTCctctcctcgttgattcctgtgcATCGCAAAGCCCAGACTGCATCAAGATCTCACGACTTTTGTGAGGAGACACTGCCTGTTGCTCTTGTTCTTCCTCCGAATAATGCAGGATTCGACGGCGTCGGCGGCATTTCAAGCGGCGATGACTCGGTTCCCAGAGCCAGAGCAGAACCTGCGGTGCCCCCGATGCGACTCCACcgacaccaagttctgctactacaacaaccaCAACATCTCGCAGCCGCGCCACTTCTGCAAGAGCTGCCGCCGCTACTGGACCAAGGGCGGCATGCTGCGCAACATCCCCGTCGGTGGCGGCACCCGGAAGAACTCCAAGCGCTCcggttcctcctcttcctcctcctctgctgCTTACAGTTGCAAGCGACCCAATCCCTCCAGACCCCCTTCCCACCTCGCTGACCTCCCCAAGACCGAGCCCGTCTCCGTTCTCTACCCGCCGCTCGACCCCGACCGCCACCTGCTTGACATGACCGGAAGCTTCAGCTCGCTGTTGGCATCCGACGGGCACTTGGAGACCATCCTGGAGAGCTTCCACCCAGTTTGCGGCGGCGACGTCACAGTGTTGCCGAATTCAGCCAGCGCAATCCGTTCCGGTATACATATCCAGGGGATGGAATTGCAGGGCTCGGTCAGCAACAGCAACACACcggcggcagcggtggagaactCGGAAAGATTGGAGGGTGCTCCGGGATGCTGGGCCGCGTCATGGACCGATCTTGCCATCTACAATCCAGGCTCGAACATGCAGTGAAAGAACAAAACTTGGAGCCAGAAACCAAGAAAGAGCACATTTTTCTTCCTTCTTATGGAACTCTATCCAAGAGACATGGATATTTGGTAATAGGTACAGATAGATACATAGTTTTGGGAATGTGGTGATGGAAGAGATGAACTTTCGATCAACTTGTTTTGGTTTCTAAGCTTCAGTTCTCTCTGTTTAATCTCTTCGATCTTAATACGAGTTGATGATACTAAATGTAATCTTCCATGAACATCTGACGGTCAAGTCTTATCTCCTTCCTTCAGCCACCACCAAACCCAGGGCAGGTTTACCAGCTCAACTCATGTTTCTTGGCTTCGATGGTTGAACCATCAGCACTGCGCTGGGATCAGCAATGTGGCTCTCCTGTGCATGGTGCTCGCGTGATACGAAGCATGATCCACTCCTTTGTCTCCGTTTCCATCATCTCATCACCAAAACCATGTGGTGGTTGGCCTACACAGCATCATGAAGCTGTGTCACGCCTCGTCCCCTCGGCGCAGGGCTGTATCAGTTGCTCCCCTGAGACCACATCAAGAGCAGAGTATTCCCCGCGTGCTCTCATATCCGAGAACAGAGTCTTCGCAGCTTCTACTTTACATCATTGCAGAGACATGCTAAAGTTGTTGGCAGCGATCCAATCTTGCACACTCGCACGCTCAGTAACTCTGGTCCTGCGTCGCCTTGGCAATTGACATGGTGCAGCCGCCGGACCAGTCGAGCTGGTGTGGATGGCATTTGCAAGTCCCCATCGTAAACCAGCAGACTCATAATCTACATCTGATGGTTCTGACCAAATGCGCACAAGAATTAGGTGAGACTCGGACAATATGTTGGAATTATCAGTGAGTTCATAAAGAGCAGAATCAAAAGACTTTGGTCCACTCTACTCGTCCAGAATGGCAAAAGGCTCTTGTTCCTGTTCGTCAACGATGGAATATATTAATGATGAGCTCATGAGACACGACCTCAGAGCTGTCTCCCAGTCTTCCTTTCTCTTTAGGTCTTTAGGGCCACTGGGAAACTTCCCTCTTCGAGTCAAGGTCTATGACTTGCTGCCCACAAGTCTTTACCCTATCGCAGTCATTCTACTGCTTGAGTTAGAATATTTTGGCAATCTATGACTCATAGCCAGTAAAAGTGTGTCTCAAATTAAGATAAAGCCAGTCATGGAATAAAAGAGAGGGGAAGTGCTTGTGAAGCTTCATGAGAAGATGCCAGGAGACTCCTGTCGAAAACTCTCTGGTCTTTCTGGACTCAACCACAGCTCCATTTTCAGTGATGAAGAGGAGTTTATTGAGTGGAGCAGAAGACCTCAAACTTCATGATATTGAGTTGGTGGGGGATGCAGATGCAAAAACAAGTACACCAAGAACAATGCTAAGATAAGATAGTATTTCAGCATCTTGTAAGATCATGCTGATTAAGTTCTCTCCTTGATTCATGCACTGCATTGCAACACAATATGCTACATTAACAATGGAGCATCTTAACAGACATCATATGTATTACTTGTCAGAAACCTCAAGCTGATTCTACTGATTTCCATTACAAGGTTGAACACAACCAAACATGCAAAACAGAAGCATATCCAGTATCATTATCTGAATATGTTCATCCTTCCATCATCACTGCCAATGTAAAAAAGTTGGACCAGATTAGAAATTCTCTTCAATATTGCATCATTCTCTGGGAGATGACCAGACTAGGAATTTAATATCTATAATGTTTTAATGTTCTCATCTATAACTCAAAGTCTCCAGAAATCCTAGCATTCTTTTGCTATTGTTATATTCATCTAAGAAACTTTTATGATTCTCTCTCCCCCATTTCAATGATATCAATGGAAAAATCTAAGTGCTTACGCTTTCTGGCATCAACAGAGGCCTCACCAAGAATAAGCATCCTCATCAAAGGGGAAAATTTCTTTCATACTGGGCAACACATTCTTCCGGTGGAAAATGCACCATCAATTCCTTCAAGCTCTCCCACTCACATTTGAGGAGGATATATGCTCCAGAGACTAAATCCAGACCACAGCCCAGCTTGAGTTCACCCATACTAGATTAAGTGTTAAGGATATAAATACACATATTGCATCTATCAGTTTAAGTGTTTAGATGAAATAACATTGGCAAAAAAATTTGAAATGGTATCAAAATCTTCGGTTCGCGATTAATCCAAATTCATTGAATCCATGATCTATGTAGATCCATCCATATGGAGGCCCCTCTCACTATGTAATGTGCTGCACAAAGCAACTTTAATGGCAGGTTTGGCATTGTTCACTTTTCCCatattttttctgaaaataaaactGCGTTGATTGCTTTCATTTACTTatatttgatatcttaatatcatCTTCATCAATGATCTAAAGGAAGCTAAAATTTAACATCCAACAGAGTCATTTTTGCCCATGGATTTTTCCAAGTATATGATGTCTTTTATTTGCATCCAACTCTGAGAAGTTTAGCGAGCATGAGCGCAGGTGATCTCTAATTTGCTTTCCGGATTACATCGAACTCAGTGCAAGATTCGCCTCTGTTATGCCTAATGAACCAGCAAGGAAGCCTTCTTCCACGGCCATCCGCCTTCCTCGACTGCGTCAAGCTCTAAAAG
This Musa acuminata AAA Group cultivar baxijiao chromosome BXJ1-2, Cavendish_Baxijiao_AAA, whole genome shotgun sequence DNA region includes the following protein-coding sequences:
- the LOC135613080 gene encoding dof zinc finger protein DOF1.7-like, coding for MQDSTASAAFQAAMTRFPEPEQNLRCPRCDSTDTKFCYYNNHNISQPRHFCKSCRRYWTKGGMLRNIPVGGGTRKNSKRSGSSSSSSSAAYSCKRPNPSRPPSHLADLPKTEPVSVLYPPLDPDRHLLDMTGSFSSLLASDGHLETILESFHPVCGGDVTVLPNSASAIRSGIHIQGMELQGSVSNSNTPAAAVENSERLEGAPGCWAASWTDLAIYNPGSNMQ